From a region of the Hymenobacter jejuensis genome:
- a CDS encoding MlaD family protein — protein sequence MSKEVKVALLGIAAIAALFIGFNFLKGSNILSSNHTYYAKYDNVDGLTVGNPVILNGIKVGQVKNMELLPAERNRVRVAVELDKNVVVGDSTVASLSGSLLGSKTITLFLGKNSKVFDGGQELKSYTVASITDAFQARALPVLGTVDSTLIKVNGFLNKDAKVSLQATLQNAQGSTEALKNLLLMNQRNINQITTNMAELTHTLAVTSRKLDRITVNFSQLSDSLKAAPVGPALRKLNSTMGEAQSAMKSLNQTLTSPKGSLGKLINDDSLYTNLNATASSSNALLVDLKANPKRYVHFSVFGGGGKDKTKKETTQKPNGEIETETKKVEAAPKVTIQVDSTAKPEK from the coding sequence GTGTCGAAAGAAGTCAAAGTGGCCCTACTGGGCATCGCGGCAATCGCTGCCTTATTTATCGGATTTAACTTTCTGAAAGGCAGCAACATACTATCTTCCAACCATACGTACTACGCCAAGTACGACAACGTGGACGGACTCACTGTCGGCAACCCAGTCATCTTGAACGGCATCAAAGTCGGGCAGGTGAAAAACATGGAATTGCTTCCTGCCGAGCGCAACCGCGTACGCGTGGCTGTGGAATTGGACAAAAACGTGGTAGTGGGCGACTCAACTGTCGCCAGCTTGTCGGGCTCGTTGCTGGGCAGCAAGACCATCACGCTGTTTCTGGGCAAAAACTCTAAAGTATTTGACGGCGGTCAAGAGTTGAAGTCCTACACAGTAGCCAGCATCACGGATGCGTTTCAGGCGCGGGCTTTACCGGTGCTGGGTACGGTCGATTCAACTCTGATTAAGGTTAATGGTTTCCTGAACAAGGATGCCAAAGTAAGTCTGCAAGCCACGTTGCAGAATGCGCAAGGTTCTACAGAAGCCCTTAAGAATCTGTTGCTTATGAACCAGCGCAACATCAACCAGATCACGACCAACATGGCCGAGCTCACCCATACCTTGGCCGTAACCTCACGCAAGCTCGACCGCATCACGGTGAACTTTAGCCAGCTTAGCGATTCGCTGAAAGCGGCGCCCGTTGGTCCGGCTTTGCGCAAGCTCAACTCCACTATGGGAGAGGCACAGTCGGCCATGAAATCGCTCAACCAGACCCTTACTAGCCCCAAAGGCTCGCTCGGCAAGCTTATCAACGACGATTCGCTCTATACCAATCTCAACGCGACTGCTTCCAGCTCCAACGCGTTATTGGTCGATTTGAAGGCCAACCCAAAGCGTTACGTGCACTTCTCGGTGTTCGGGGGCGGTGGCAAGGACAAGACGAAGAAGGAAACCACGCAGAAACCGAACGGCGAAATCGAGACCGAAACCAAAAAGGTAGAAGCCGCACCGAAAGTCACGATTCAGGTCGACAGTACGGCCAAGCCCGAGAAATAA
- a CDS encoding acyl-CoA carboxylase subunit beta has protein sequence MDLEFNKNEDQLKQLTYQLSQRYKKVALGGGEKRIEAHKAKGKLTARERIDYLIDKGTQTLEIGAFAGEGMYKEHGGCPSGGVVVVMGYVKGRQCIIVANDATVKAGAWFPITAKKNLRAQEISIENRLPIIYLVDSAGVYLPMQDEIFPDKEHFGRIFRNNAVMSSMGIVQLAAIMGPCVAGGAYLPIMSDEAMIVDQTGSVFLAGSYLVKSAIGETIDNETLGGASTHSEISGVTDYKFQNDEECLDHIRNIFDKMGEGPKAGFNCAAPALPASTPEEIYGLLPSDRAKPYDMMEIINRLVDNSEFEPYKDLYGQTLICGLARIDGWAVGIVANQRKIVKSKKTGMQMGGVIYSDSADKAARFIMNCNQKRIPLVFLHDVSGFMVGSQSEQGGIIKDGAKMVNAMANSVVPKFSVIIGNSYGAGNYAMCGKAYDPRLIVAWPTAQLAVMSGAAAANTLLQIQVASLKAKGEVIPPEAEKALLDKIKASYEEQLSPYYAAARLWVDAIIDPLETRKVISMGIEAANNAPIEKAYNVGVIQV, from the coding sequence ATGGACCTCGAATTCAACAAAAACGAAGACCAATTAAAACAGCTCACCTACCAGCTTAGCCAACGCTACAAAAAAGTAGCCTTGGGCGGTGGGGAGAAGCGCATCGAAGCCCACAAAGCCAAAGGCAAGCTCACAGCGCGCGAACGCATTGATTACCTAATAGATAAAGGAACGCAAACGCTGGAGATCGGCGCTTTTGCCGGCGAAGGCATGTACAAAGAACACGGCGGCTGCCCATCCGGTGGTGTGGTGGTAGTGATGGGCTATGTAAAAGGCCGTCAGTGCATTATCGTGGCCAACGACGCTACCGTGAAAGCCGGGGCCTGGTTTCCGATTACGGCTAAGAAAAACCTGCGGGCGCAGGAAATCAGCATCGAGAACCGCCTGCCAATCATCTATTTAGTCGATTCGGCGGGCGTGTACTTGCCGATGCAGGACGAGATTTTTCCGGACAAAGAGCACTTCGGCCGCATCTTCCGCAACAACGCCGTGATGAGCAGTATGGGCATCGTGCAGCTGGCCGCCATCATGGGCCCGTGTGTGGCCGGTGGCGCGTATTTGCCCATCATGTCCGACGAGGCGATGATTGTGGACCAAACCGGCTCGGTCTTTCTGGCGGGCTCGTACCTCGTAAAATCGGCTATTGGGGAAACCATTGATAATGAGACACTTGGTGGAGCCTCTACGCATTCCGAAATTTCGGGCGTAACGGACTACAAATTCCAGAACGACGAAGAGTGCCTCGACCATATTCGTAACATCTTCGACAAGATGGGCGAAGGGCCGAAAGCCGGATTCAACTGCGCCGCGCCTGCATTGCCTGCCTCAACGCCCGAAGAAATCTACGGTTTGCTGCCTTCTGACCGCGCCAAGCCTTATGATATGATGGAGATCATCAACCGGCTCGTCGACAACTCGGAGTTTGAGCCCTACAAAGACCTTTATGGTCAGACGCTCATCTGCGGGCTGGCGCGCATTGATGGCTGGGCTGTGGGCATTGTCGCCAACCAGCGCAAAATCGTGAAATCGAAGAAAACGGGCATGCAGATGGGCGGCGTAATCTACTCCGACTCCGCCGACAAGGCCGCTCGTTTCATCATGAACTGCAACCAGAAGCGCATTCCGCTGGTGTTTTTGCACGATGTGTCGGGCTTCATGGTGGGTTCGCAGAGCGAGCAGGGCGGCATCATCAAGGACGGCGCCAAGATGGTGAATGCCATGGCTAACTCCGTGGTGCCGAAGTTTTCGGTGATCATCGGCAATAGCTACGGCGCCGGCAACTACGCCATGTGCGGCAAAGCCTACGACCCGCGCCTGATCGTGGCGTGGCCCACCGCCCAACTCGCCGTCATGAGTGGCGCCGCCGCCGCCAACACGCTGCTACAGATTCAGGTGGCCAGCCTCAAAGCGAAAGGCGAGGTCATCCCGCCGGAAGCCGAAAAGGCACTGCTCGACAAGATCAAAGCGAGTTACGAGGAGCAATTGTCGCCGTATTATGCAGCCGCTCGCCTATGGGTGGACGCTATCATTGACCCGCTGGAAACGCGAAAGGTTATTTCCATGGGCATTGAAGCTGCTAACAATGCGCCCATTGAGAAGGCATATAATGTGGGCGTGATTCAGGTGTGA
- a CDS encoding GNAT family N-acetyltransferase, whose product MLKLTRTTSDNPHFRQLVALLDQDLSIRDGADHAFYAQFNKIDKLNHVVVAYSNDEPVACGAFKEFSPELVEIKRMFVQPTQRGQGVAQAVLTELEQWAKELQYAGCVLETGKKQPEAIRLYQKSGYALIPNYGQYIGVENSVCMQKELA is encoded by the coding sequence ATGTTAAAGTTAACCCGCACCACCTCCGACAACCCCCATTTCCGGCAGCTAGTAGCGCTATTGGATCAAGACTTAAGCATCCGCGACGGTGCTGACCACGCTTTCTACGCCCAGTTCAATAAGATCGACAAGCTCAACCACGTCGTAGTCGCGTACAGCAATGACGAGCCTGTGGCCTGTGGCGCCTTCAAAGAGTTTAGCCCAGAGTTGGTCGAGATTAAGCGGATGTTTGTGCAGCCTACGCAACGCGGGCAAGGAGTAGCACAAGCCGTGCTGACGGAGTTGGAGCAGTGGGCCAAGGAGCTACAATACGCCGGTTGCGTTCTAGAAACCGGTAAGAAACAGCCCGAAGCCATTCGCCTCTACCAGAAAAGCGGATATGCCCTGATTCCGAACTACGGCCAGTACATCGGCGTGGAGAACAGCGTGTGCATGCAGAAAGAGCTGGCATAA
- the poxB gene encoding ubiquinone-dependent pyruvate dehydrogenase, whose amino-acid sequence MAKKTVSEIIVDTLIAAGVKRVYGVVGDSLNGITDVIRAREGIEWIHVRNEEAGAFAAGAEAHVTGSLAVCAGSCGPGNTHLLNGLYDCHRSKVPVLAIAAQIPSVEIGSQYFQETHPELTFKECSDYCELIGHPDQAVRTTEIAIRTALGKRGVAVLVVPGDISHQSAEAPEPQLPSWRSATLYPAAEDVQAAADLLNSCEKITIMAGAGCAAAHAELLQVAEALGAPIVHALRGKESVEGNNPYDVGMSGLLGFTSGYDALMDCDAMLMLGTDFPYRQFLPQETRAVQVDIRAEHIGRRTRVEVGLVGDVAATLRALLPQLQPKTDRAHLENALENYRETRKSLDELATGEPGDTSMHPQYVARLLNEQAAEDAIFTCDVGTPTIWTARYLRMNGKRRLIGSFNHGSMANAMPQALGAQLAAPGRQVIALAGDGGFAMLMGELLTLRQLKVPVKIVIFNNGSLAFVELEMKASGIIQYGTELDNPNFAALAEAAGVRGIRVTDPADLPAALAEMLAHPGPVVLDAVVKRTELSMPPSIQKEQVLGFSLYTLKAIMSGRGDEVLELAKTNLFR is encoded by the coding sequence ATGGCGAAGAAAACCGTATCCGAAATTATAGTAGATACCCTGATTGCTGCCGGCGTGAAGCGCGTGTACGGCGTCGTGGGCGACTCCCTCAACGGCATCACCGACGTGATCCGGGCGCGGGAAGGCATTGAGTGGATTCATGTACGCAACGAGGAAGCCGGCGCGTTTGCCGCCGGAGCCGAAGCGCACGTAACGGGTTCGCTGGCAGTTTGTGCCGGTAGTTGCGGTCCTGGTAACACCCACTTGCTCAATGGGTTATATGATTGTCATCGGAGCAAGGTGCCGGTGCTGGCAATCGCCGCCCAGATTCCGAGTGTGGAAATTGGGAGTCAGTATTTTCAGGAAACGCATCCCGAACTGACTTTTAAAGAGTGCAGCGATTATTGCGAACTGATTGGGCACCCCGACCAAGCCGTGCGTACTACCGAAATCGCCATTCGAACGGCTTTGGGCAAGCGTGGGGTAGCGGTGCTGGTGGTGCCGGGTGATATCAGCCATCAGTCGGCGGAAGCACCGGAGCCGCAATTGCCCTCGTGGCGCAGCGCTACGCTGTACCCTGCGGCAGAGGACGTGCAAGCCGCCGCCGACTTGCTCAATAGCTGCGAAAAAATAACCATCATGGCCGGCGCCGGCTGTGCCGCAGCCCACGCGGAACTGCTGCAAGTAGCCGAGGCGTTGGGGGCGCCCATTGTGCACGCGTTGCGGGGCAAAGAGTCTGTTGAAGGCAATAATCCGTACGACGTCGGGATGAGTGGGCTGCTGGGGTTTACTTCCGGCTACGATGCCCTCATGGACTGCGACGCGATGTTGATGCTGGGCACCGATTTTCCGTATCGGCAATTTTTGCCGCAGGAAACCCGCGCAGTACAAGTTGATATTCGCGCCGAGCACATTGGTCGCCGCACCCGCGTAGAAGTGGGTTTGGTAGGCGATGTCGCGGCAACGCTACGAGCGCTTCTGCCGCAGCTTCAGCCCAAAACCGACCGCGCTCACCTCGAAAATGCGCTGGAAAACTACCGCGAAACCCGCAAAAGCCTCGATGAGTTAGCCACCGGCGAACCCGGCGATACGAGCATGCACCCGCAGTACGTCGCCCGCCTGCTCAACGAGCAAGCCGCCGAAGACGCTATTTTCACTTGCGACGTCGGTACGCCTACCATCTGGACGGCCCGTTACCTGCGCATGAACGGCAAGCGGCGACTGATCGGCTCGTTCAACCACGGCAGCATGGCCAACGCCATGCCGCAAGCGCTGGGCGCGCAGCTGGCTGCCCCCGGACGCCAAGTTATTGCGTTAGCTGGTGATGGCGGATTTGCCATGCTCATGGGCGAGCTGCTCACACTGCGCCAGCTGAAAGTGCCCGTCAAGATTGTGATCTTCAACAACGGCAGCCTCGCCTTCGTGGAGCTGGAAATGAAGGCGTCCGGCATTATTCAGTACGGTACTGAGCTGGACAACCCCAACTTCGCGGCCTTGGCCGAAGCCGCGGGCGTGCGGGGCATTCGCGTAACCGATCCGGCCGACTTGCCCGCCGCCTTGGCCGAAATGCTGGCCCACCCCGGCCCCGTGGTGTTGGATGCCGTGGTGAAGCGCACCGAGCTTTCGATGCCGCCGAGCATCCAGAAAGAACAAGTGCTGGGCTTCAGCCTGTACACGCTCAAAGCCATCATGAGCGGGCGGGGCGACGAAGTACTGGAGCTGGCGAAGACCAATTTGTTCCGCTGA
- a CDS encoding transglutaminase-like domain-containing protein: MTNKEIKALISLLDDPEIAPQIHERIQTLGESIIPFLEESWEESLDPQQQQRLEDLIHHLQFEGLQQRLRVWRDSGGENLLEGMWLLNSFQYPDADLQALNRAVEQLRFEAWTLLRPDMHPADQVQALNHVMFKVHKFSANTQNFHSPANSMLHLVLETRRGNPLTLCVIYLLVAQRLNLPIYGVNLPNLFVLMYQSPIPKVEPFYINCYNRGLVLSRTDIEHYVAQLNLTSNDIFFEPCSHLDIVRRALRNLMLSFEKMQEPSKAIEVGKLLAILTDEAGPTTDTEESGEE; this comes from the coding sequence ATGACCAACAAAGAAATCAAAGCCCTCATCTCACTGCTCGACGATCCGGAAATCGCGCCGCAGATTCATGAGCGTATCCAGACGCTGGGGGAAAGTATTATACCGTTTCTGGAAGAGTCGTGGGAGGAAAGCCTCGATCCGCAGCAGCAACAGCGCCTCGAAGACCTGATTCACCATTTGCAGTTTGAAGGCCTCCAGCAGCGCCTGCGCGTATGGCGCGATTCGGGCGGCGAAAACCTCTTGGAAGGCATGTGGCTGCTCAACTCCTTTCAGTATCCCGACGCCGATTTGCAGGCCCTGAACCGCGCCGTCGAGCAGCTGCGCTTCGAGGCCTGGACGCTGCTGCGCCCCGATATGCACCCCGCCGACCAAGTGCAGGCGCTCAACCACGTCATGTTTAAGGTGCACAAGTTCTCGGCCAACACGCAGAACTTTCATTCGCCGGCCAATTCTATGCTCCATCTGGTGTTGGAAACACGGCGTGGTAACCCCTTGACACTCTGTGTGATATATTTGTTGGTTGCGCAGCGCCTAAACCTGCCGATTTACGGCGTGAACTTGCCCAACCTGTTTGTGCTGATGTATCAGTCGCCGATCCCGAAAGTCGAGCCTTTTTACATCAACTGCTACAACCGTGGCCTAGTACTATCGCGCACCGACATCGAACACTACGTAGCGCAGCTCAACCTCACCTCCAACGACATCTTTTTCGAGCCGTGTTCGCACCTCGACATTGTGCGTCGGGCCCTGCGCAACCTGATGCTGAGCTTCGAGAAAATGCAAGAGCCCAGCAAAGCCATCGAGGTCGGCAAGCTGTTGGCTATTCTGACGGACGAAGCCGGCCCAACTACCGACACGGAGGAATCGGGTGAAGAATAA
- a CDS encoding redoxin domain-containing protein, producing the protein MSFRRISVVAAIALLFCTVAIGTARAQGSRTVSDFSLKSVTNAEVALRSYASKKAVVVVFINQNCAFTKLYQGRLNTLASEYGGQGVQFLFIDTPINLESSSEPTDSKAITIKTSGDNLGYFTDEGQKVSTLLGATKTPEVVLLQPAGDGFAVRYKGAIDDNAQVESYVKERYLAQALDNVLAGRPVGVTDKRAAGCLIKRN; encoded by the coding sequence ATGTCCTTTCGCCGAATCTCAGTAGTGGCTGCCATTGCCTTGCTTTTTTGCACTGTTGCCATCGGCACGGCGCGGGCGCAGGGTAGCCGCACCGTAAGCGATTTCTCCCTGAAAAGCGTCACGAACGCCGAGGTGGCGCTGCGCAGCTACGCTTCCAAAAAAGCAGTGGTGGTGGTGTTTATCAACCAAAACTGCGCTTTCACCAAGCTTTATCAAGGCCGGCTAAATACGCTCGCCTCCGAATACGGCGGACAAGGCGTGCAGTTTTTGTTTATCGACACGCCTATCAACTTAGAATCCTCTAGTGAACCCACTGATTCAAAGGCGATTACGATAAAGACCTCGGGAGACAATCTGGGTTATTTCACCGACGAGGGCCAGAAAGTAAGCACGCTGTTGGGCGCCACCAAAACGCCCGAAGTGGTGCTGCTCCAGCCCGCCGGCGATGGGTTTGCCGTGCGCTACAAAGGCGCCATCGACGACAACGCGCAGGTAGAAAGCTATGTAAAAGAGCGTTATTTAGCTCAGGCGCTGGATAATGTGCTGGCAGGCCGCCCAGTAGGCGTCACCGACAAGCGTGCTGCCGGCTGCCTTATCAAACGAAATTAA
- a CDS encoding 4'-phosphopantetheinyl transferase superfamily protein, translated as MPFHSATPLPNQAVLGLWQLTEPSTELAALLPYPERYAELQPEGRDETRATQWWAGRALAHTLSQELNLPPALLRNDANGRPHFDGQPDFAVSLSHSGEWVAAVVAPRGRVGTDIELVRTKAQQLAPRFLSETERADAGDDATKYSLYWSAKETLYKLHSRRGLVFKEQIRLDPFGLREAGVLTGHLLLENFRSQHQIYYQRLTEQYVLTYCVETDSFPPA; from the coding sequence ATGCCCTTTCACTCCGCCACGCCGCTTCCCAACCAAGCCGTATTAGGCCTCTGGCAGCTGACGGAGCCCTCAACCGAACTGGCGGCCCTTTTGCCCTACCCCGAGCGCTACGCCGAGTTGCAACCCGAAGGCCGCGACGAAACGCGGGCCACGCAATGGTGGGCCGGCCGGGCGCTGGCACACACGCTCTCGCAAGAACTTAATCTGCCCCCAGCGCTCCTGCGCAACGATGCCAACGGCCGCCCTCATTTCGACGGCCAGCCGGATTTTGCCGTGTCGCTGTCGCATTCGGGCGAGTGGGTGGCCGCAGTAGTAGCTCCGCGCGGGCGGGTTGGCACAGATATTGAATTAGTTAGAACCAAAGCGCAACAGTTGGCTCCCAGGTTTCTATCGGAAACCGAGCGAGCCGATGCTGGCGACGACGCAACGAAATACAGTCTCTATTGGAGTGCCAAAGAGACGCTTTATAAGCTGCACAGTCGCCGGGGCCTGGTGTTCAAAGAGCAAATTCGGCTCGACCCGTTTGGGCTGCGGGAGGCAGGTGTATTGACGGGGCACCTGCTCCTCGAAAACTTCCGCAGCCAACACCAGATCTACTACCAGCGCCTGACCGAACAATACGTGCTTACGTATTGCGTCGAAACCGACTCCTTTCCTCCTGCTTAA
- a CDS encoding WD40 repeat domain-containing protein has translation MPSLFRLQVQKLAALTGHRDCVYTLAGDPDKAAFYSAGADGMVAVWDIDKPERDGELVAKVENSVYALQYLPTRNLLLIGHNYQGIQAIDLAEKKLVFATPLPPVAIFDLAYSEARQRLYVALGDGTLAVLRAADFKVEKLLRLSDKSLRCLALHEERNELAVGGSDTLVRILDADSLALKHTLEGATNSVFTAAYSPDGRYLLTAGRDAHLRVWEVERQYAEYQYIVAHMFTINHIAFSPDGTYFATCSMDKSIKLWDAETFRLLRVIDRARHAGHGTSVNKLFWSGRQNRLVSCSDDRSLAVWELLVAPPAL, from the coding sequence ATGCCTTCGCTTTTTCGTTTGCAGGTGCAAAAACTAGCCGCGCTCACCGGGCACCGCGACTGCGTGTACACCCTGGCCGGCGACCCCGATAAGGCCGCATTTTACTCGGCCGGCGCCGACGGCATGGTGGCCGTATGGGACATCGACAAGCCCGAACGCGACGGGGAATTGGTAGCCAAAGTCGAAAACTCGGTGTACGCCCTGCAGTATTTGCCCACGCGGAATCTGCTGCTGATCGGGCATAATTACCAGGGAATTCAGGCGATTGACTTGGCCGAAAAGAAGCTGGTTTTTGCCACTCCGCTGCCGCCCGTCGCCATCTTCGATCTGGCATACTCCGAGGCTCGGCAGCGCCTGTACGTGGCGCTCGGCGATGGCACGCTGGCCGTGCTGCGGGCCGCTGATTTCAAAGTCGAGAAATTGCTGCGCCTGTCGGATAAAAGCCTGCGTTGCTTGGCGTTGCACGAAGAGCGCAACGAGCTGGCCGTGGGCGGTAGCGACACGCTGGTACGCATCCTCGATGCCGATTCTTTGGCGCTGAAACACACTTTGGAAGGTGCCACCAACTCCGTTTTCACCGCCGCTTACTCACCCGATGGCCGCTACCTGCTCACAGCCGGCCGCGACGCACACTTACGAGTATGGGAAGTGGAAAGACAATATGCTGAATATCAGTATATTGTGGCGCACATGTTCACCATCAATCACATCGCCTTCAGCCCCGATGGCACCTACTTTGCCACCTGTAGCATGGATAAGTCCATTAAGCTTTGGGATGCCGAAACGTTCCGGCTGCTACGCGTGATCGACCGGGCACGGCACGCCGGGCACGGTACCTCCGTCAACAAGTTATTTTGGTCAGGACGCCAGAATCGGCTAGTTTCGTGTAGCGACGACCGCAGCCTTGCCGTGTGGGAGCTCCTGGTCGCACCCCCCGCCTTATGA
- a CDS encoding DivIVA domain-containing protein: MKITALDIRQKTFEKAFRGLDKDEVQAFLFTLSQQWERMGDENRELRLKLDHATHEVQKMREVETSLYRTLKTAEDTGNSITEQAQREAELRIREAQLKAEQLLSDARQKARAVVEDAYKQAEKTIAEMQAEVNGLGQECQRLENQMDGLVRDLQRLASDTLDKVEKAKARPKASVASILSRAASVKVNKPDSSPETDSAMYVGSASTSSAAAVAGASGAAVNGGVAQPEARPIGPQPGRNPQPGQEPNPGAPSQVPGPEIRPSSPDENPGKSDPSRIYQPEPSRIPDPTGPSIEPTAPDIQPIGPGQPEIAPPAPSPGFAAAVATEKSFFDEI, translated from the coding sequence ATGAAGATTACCGCCCTCGATATCCGGCAGAAGACCTTTGAAAAAGCCTTTCGCGGCCTCGACAAAGACGAAGTACAAGCCTTCCTGTTTACGCTCTCGCAACAATGGGAGCGCATGGGTGACGAAAACCGCGAACTGCGCCTCAAGCTCGACCACGCTACCCACGAAGTGCAAAAAATGCGCGAGGTAGAAACGTCGCTCTACCGCACGCTCAAGACCGCCGAAGACACCGGCAACAGCATCACCGAGCAGGCCCAGCGCGAAGCCGAGCTGCGCATCCGCGAAGCCCAACTCAAGGCCGAGCAGCTGCTTTCGGATGCCCGCCAGAAGGCCCGCGCCGTGGTGGAAGATGCCTACAAACAGGCCGAAAAGACCATTGCCGAAATGCAGGCCGAAGTCAATGGCTTAGGGCAGGAATGCCAACGCCTTGAAAATCAGATGGATGGCCTTGTGCGCGATTTGCAGCGTCTGGCTTCCGATACCCTCGATAAAGTAGAAAAAGCGAAAGCTCGACCAAAAGCTTCGGTTGCGTCTATCCTTTCCCGTGCGGCCAGCGTAAAGGTGAATAAACCCGATTCTTCACCCGAAACTGATTCCGCCATGTACGTAGGTTCTGCTTCCACATCCTCGGCCGCAGCCGTAGCCGGGGCTTCCGGCGCTGCTGTTAACGGCGGCGTGGCCCAACCCGAAGCCCGGCCCATCGGCCCGCAGCCGGGCCGCAATCCGCAGCCGGGGCAGGAGCCCAATCCGGGGGCACCCTCGCAAGTGCCCGGCCCCGAAATTCGGCCGAGTTCACCCGACGAAAACCCCGGCAAATCCGATCCTTCCCGCATTTACCAGCCCGAGCCTTCGCGCATTCCTGACCCGACGGGGCCCAGCATCGAGCCCACGGCGCCTGATATTCAGCCCATTGGCCCCGGTCAACCCGAAATAGCCCCGCCCGCACCGAGCCCTGGTTTTGCGGCCGCTGTGGCTACCGAAAAGTCGTTCTTCGACGAGATCTAA
- the folB gene encoding dihydroneopterin aldolase, producing the protein MGQIALEGMEFFAFHGYYDEEQKIGNKYGVDLYIETDLHAAGASDKLQATVNYEVLYKVVAEEMQAKARLLEHLGHRVIDRIFKEFPHVHSVRVSVSKFNPPLGGICHRARVTLERAQRKF; encoded by the coding sequence ATCGGCCAGATTGCGCTGGAGGGAATGGAGTTTTTTGCCTTCCACGGCTACTACGACGAAGAGCAGAAAATCGGCAATAAGTACGGCGTCGATCTCTACATCGAAACCGATCTGCACGCCGCCGGTGCTTCCGATAAGCTGCAAGCCACCGTGAACTACGAAGTGCTTTATAAAGTAGTGGCCGAAGAAATGCAGGCCAAAGCGCGCTTGCTCGAGCACCTCGGCCACCGCGTCATCGACCGCATTTTTAAAGAGTTTCCGCACGTGCACTCGGTGAGAGTGAGCGTATCGAAATTCAACCCGCCGCTGGGCGGCATTTGCCACCGGGCCCGCGTGACGCTGGAGCGGGCACAGCGTAAGTTTTAG
- a CDS encoding RNA polymerase sigma factor: MHSVSDETLMAQVRSDELRCLTPLFERYHGPIFNFLYRLTNDRDTSEDLAQNVFYRILKYRNSYQPPQPFRAWIYQLARNVHADHWQRQQQMRTSDIDVVERTGAFGNAAYAQMATVDRQQGLQEALALLPPAQREILVLHRYQGFDYEEIGEMLGCSAGAAKVKAHRALQALRKIYFA; the protein is encoded by the coding sequence GTGCATAGCGTAAGCGACGAAACTCTAATGGCCCAGGTGCGCAGCGATGAGCTACGCTGCCTGACGCCGCTCTTCGAGCGCTACCACGGCCCGATTTTCAACTTTCTCTACCGCCTCACCAACGACCGCGATACCAGCGAAGACCTCGCCCAAAACGTGTTCTACCGCATTCTGAAATACCGCAACAGCTACCAGCCGCCGCAGCCGTTTCGGGCCTGGATCTACCAGCTGGCCCGCAACGTGCACGCCGATCACTGGCAGCGCCAACAGCAGATGCGCACCTCCGACATTGACGTGGTGGAGCGAACCGGCGCTTTCGGCAACGCGGCGTACGCTCAAATGGCTACCGTCGATCGGCAGCAAGGCTTGCAGGAGGCGCTGGCGCTGTTGCCACCCGCCCAGCGCGAAATCTTGGTGCTGCACCGCTACCAGGGCTTCGATTACGAAGAAATAGGAGAAATGCTCGGGTGCTCGGCGGGCGCGGCCAAGGTAAAAGCGCACCGGGCACTCCAGGCGTTGCGCAAAATATATTTCGCTTAA